One genomic segment of Sebastes fasciatus isolate fSebFas1 chromosome 17, fSebFas1.pri, whole genome shotgun sequence includes these proteins:
- the cdcp1b gene encoding CUB domain-containing protein 1, whose protein sequence is MQLCASCALLGGLLFLTSLFDSSECLQTTVRPAKGSTVTVKVTVSPELPVDQCAVCEVSGVNDTQTSCQAALTLVPEEEVKLLFNCTQLIVQSYIVTITQTIECTKDACSPTTVGTQPSILTEFRRDFMWKLKAPEKTVVGLDVLGDGLMEMSQPCPDGFQYLVIPTNGENNTRYCRGGSVTRLDLTSEAVVTLQVKPEAQVEPVLFQASAGPLKGRTMVITVDSSTTVVVSRDPKEPECEVCSVDGPTPDCSPTEKTLTNVEKFSLEFSCLKPQDVYSVKMEKKMECTQSSCTPATGEVDPDLFKDFNRFLTWDISVPERTVLTLDFPGGLKEISVAEKCQDGHQYTVSTTKSDGNIKATSYCKGGTVSRLDLLGTTTVAAKLPKGSELDSFTVKVAPRGGRMMTVLPDPDTIIIISRVGSEPDCSVCEKKEPKPICKTTSLRVMDPRNTSIEFTCPQPQEVFSVEINREIDCKEASCSGDIVQVESSLFPDFNRTFTWDLKVVSTRAFQLDFPEPGMRQIPNEETCPDEHTYSIITYLRTGLATVGTFCKGGPVTNVLVRYRGRMILQVPGDRKLEPVDIKLHVGPETSMVAIVKVNLPRGVSDTDFISTNYPHDFPDNQQMQWDFTVPGMHNYTMHFSDHTAPECLNGDVEVAYQKEDKKVTKLTLTDPQPQHQQGNFNMVLKNCETNRTLQGLTLNYRVSVMRSGHPVLCAVDLTKHQGVSLQVEKVGSDPNCEMSINSKVEKKIIVAAGTKDTLSFLDCPNEDLRLTASKVIGCKNVTTCPATTLIVPKLDSCLPMPLHSFTWHLNIPQDGTVDLVSPTGSLRQSLPGQECNQALSLHVAESDGVSVGDFCFKGVIQKVRVHTNVSVTATVPDFSKTRGPFLNVSFSEEIPETIIYQVSPKASSPTLLATPNWPQGMNPLLTVSWIVSLPSQYRAHVQFVNVSQPKCNDKHTRISVRMLDEDGVLMDRREDQEAEKLTVPRSFYVNMSNCIPEGGHFGVVTKIVLEKKTNILAILLGVAGGLLLLMLIVLAVVCLVIRKKKKDKMDREASIYMGKGNMFRPGDRHFTKARSDNESHVYASIDEMMVYGHLLGDSSYAGSMQDHFDTMPVDSYNTFMGPTDAELPVIKEPDHEPEMEHFKTFLDPADSFLPPRPHTPINREDSLGFQDRRMVDNELYTFKTTGDVNPIRLSGVDMDPEPPMVTEDSL, encoded by the exons ATGCAGCTGTGTGCGAGCTGCGCGCTGCTGGGAGGACTTCTGTTTCTGACTTCTCTCTTCGACTCCTCAG AATGCCTACAGACGACGGTCCGACCAGCCAAAGGCTCGACGGTGACGGTGAAGGTGACGGTGTCCCCCGAGTTGCCGGTGGATCAATGTGCTGTGTGTGAAGTGAGCGGGGTGAATGACACACAGACATCCTGCCAGGCCGCTCTGACTCTGGTACCCGAGGAGGAGGTCAAACTGCTGTTCAACTGCACCCAGCTGATTGTACAGTCCTACATTGTGACGATCACTCAGACCATTG AGTGCACTAAGGACGCCTGCAGCCCAACAACAGTAGGAACTCAACCCTCCATCCTCACAGAGTTCCGCAGAGACTTCATGTGGAAGCTGAAGGCACCTGAGAAGACAGTTGTGGGTCTGGACGTCCTTGGAGATGGGCTGATGGAGATGTCACAACCATGCCCTGATGGATTTCAGTATTTGGTGATCCCAACAAACGGCGAGAACAACACTCGGTATTGTCGAGGTGGTTCAGTGACTCGTTTAGACTTGACCAGTGAAGCTGTTGTAACTCTGCAAGTTAAACCAGAGGCTCAGGTCGAACCTGTGTTGTTCCAGGCCTCAGCTGGACCACTAA AGGGCCGAACGATGGTTATAACCGTTGATTCAAGCACCACTGTGGTCGTCAGCCGGGATCCCAAGGAACCAGAATGTGAAGTGTGCTCTGTTGATGGCCCCACTCCCGACTGTAGCCCCACAGAGAAGACGCTGACCAACGTTGAAAAATTCTCTCTGGAGTTCAGCTGCCTGAAACCTCAGGATGTCTACAGCGTGAAGATGGAGAAGAAAATGG AATGCACCCAGAGCTCCTGCACTCCTGCTACAGGAGAAGTTGACCCCGACCTCTTCAAGGACTTTAACAGATTCCTAACATGGGACATCAGTGTACCAGAGCGGACTGTATTAACTCTGGACTTCCCCGGTGGATTAAAGGAGATCTCTGTAGCAGAAAAATGCCAAGATGGCCACCAGTACACAGTGAGCACAACTAAAAGTGACGGAAACATCAAAGCTACCAGCTACTGTAAGGGCGGGACCGTGTCTCGCCTGGATCTGCTCGGAACGACGACCGTGGCTGCAAAGTTGCCCAAAGGAAGTGAACTGGACTCATTCACTGTCAAAGTAGCACCAAGAG GTGGCAGAATGATGACCGTTTTGCCCGATCCTGACACCATCATTATCATCAGCAGGGTGGGCAGCGAGCCAGACTGCAGTGTGTGCGAGAAGAAGGAGCCCAAGCCGATATGCAAGACGACATCACTTAGAGTGATGGATCCTCGCAACACCAGCATAGAGTTTACCTGTCCTCAACCTCAGGAGGTTTTCAGTGTGGAGATCAACAGAGAAATTg ACTGCAAAGAGGCCTCCTGCTCTGGAGACATTGTTCAGGTCGAGTCCTCGCTGTTCCCAGACTTCAACCGGACCTTCACCTGGGATCTGAAAGTTGTCTCCACTCGGGCCTTCCAACTGGACTTCCCAGAACCGGGAATGCGACAGATTCCCAACGAGGAGACCTGTCCGGACGAGCACACATACTCTATTATTACCTATCTGCGCACGGGGCTGGCAACCGTTGGCACCTTTTGCAAAGGAGGACCTGTGACCAACGTCCTGGTTCGCTACAGGGGCCGTATGATTCTGCAGGTGCCTGGCGACAGGAAGCTTGAACCCGTTGACATCAAACTCCATGTTGGACCTGAGACCAGCA TGGTTGCCATAGTGAAAGTCAACCTACCACGAGGCGTGTCAGACACAGACTTCATCTCAACCAACTACCCCCACGATTTCCCTGATAACCAGCAGATGCAGTGGGACTTCACGGTGCCCGGCATGCACAACTACACGATGCATTTCAGCGATCACACGGCTCCAGAGTGCCTCAACGGTGACGTGGAGGTGGCGTACCAGAAAGAGGACAAGAAGGTGACCAAACTGACCCTGACGGATCCTCAGCCGCAGCATCAGCAGGGCAACTTCAACATGGTGCTGAAGAACTGTGAAACCAACAGGACGCTACAGGGACTCACCTTGAACTACAGAGTCTCTGTGATGAGGAGTGGGCATCCAG TTCTGTGTGCGGTGGATCTAACTAAACACCAAGGAGTATCCCTGCAGGTAGAGAAAGTGGGTTCTGATCCCAACTGTGAGATGAGCATTAACTCTAAGGTTGAGAAGAAGATCATCGTGGCTGCAGGCACTAAGGACACACTGTCCTTCCTCGACTGTCCAAATGAAGATCTGCGCCTGACTGCCAGTAAAGTTATCG GGTGCAAAAACGTGACGACCTGCCCTGCGACTACACTCATTGTGCCAAAACTAGACTCCTGTCTACCGATGCCCCTCCACAGCTTCACCTGGCACCTCAACATCCCTCAGGACGGCACCGTGGATCTGGTGTCACCCACTGGGAGTCTCCGACAGTCCCTGCCCGGCCAGGAGTGTAACCAGGCTCTCTCCCTGCATGTGGCGGAAAGCGACGGGGTTTCTGTTGGAGATTTCTGCTTTAAAGGAGTGATCCAGAAAGTTCGGGTGCACACCAACGTCTCCGTCACGGCCACAGTCCCGGACTTCAGCAAGACCAGGGGGCCTTTCCTCAACGTCAGCTTCAGTGAGGAGATCCCAG aGACCATTATTTACCAAGTCAGTCCAAAGGCCTCGTCTCCGACCCTGCTGGCCACCCCCAACTGGCCTCAAGGCATGAACCCTTTGCTCACCGTATCCTGGATCGTCTCCCTGCCGAGCCAGTACCGGGCGCACGTGCAGTTCGTCAACGTCAGCCAGCCCAAATGCAATGACAAGCACACCCGCATCAGTGTGAGGATGCTGGATGAAGATGGGGTCCTAATGGACCGCAGGGAGGACCAGGAGGCGGAGAAGTTGACAGTGCCGCGTAGTTTTTACGTCAACATGTCCAACTGTATACCAGAGGGTGGGCACTTCGGTGTAGTGACCAAAATCGTTCTGGAGAAGAAGACCA ATATCTTGGCCATCCTCCTCGGGGTAGCAGGAGGTCTTCTGTTGTTGATGCTCATAGTGCTGGCTGTTGTGTGCCTCGTCATAAG gaaaaagaaaaaagacaaaatggaCAGGGAGGCATCCATCTACATGGGCAAAGGGAACATGTTCCGCCCAGGTGACAGGCACTTCACCAAAGCTCGGTCCGATAACGAATCCCACGTCTACGCCTCCATAGATGAGATGATGGTGTATGGCCACCTGCTGGGTGACTCCAGCTACGCTGGCAGCATGCAGGACCACTTCGACACGATGCCGGTGGACTCGTATAACACGTTTATGGGCCCCACTGACGCAGAGCTGCCTGTAATCAAAGAACCGGATCACGAGCCTGAGATGGAACACTTCAAGACGTTCCTGGACCCGGCTGACTCTTTCCTCCCGCCCCGTCCGCACACTCCTATCAACCGGGAGGACAGCCTCGGCTTCCAGGACCGCAGGATGGTGGACAACGAGCTGTACACGTTCAAGACCACGGGGGATGTAAACCCGATCCGGCTCTCTGGTGTCGACATGGATCCAGAGCCACCGATGGTAACAGAGGACTCCTTGTAG
- the limd1b gene encoding LIM domain-containing protein 1 has translation MGRLYHDTCFTCSVCSEKLSGKPFYTMSERIYCEDDFLYSGAHPSAEVCNSCGYLIMDMVLQARGKTYHPSCFRCVVCRRSLEGQPFTVGADSRVYCVSDYHKVQAPLCAACRVPILPTEGSTESIRVVSFDRNYHVECYSGEVNLI, from the exons ATGGGACGTTTATACCACGACACCTGTTTCACCTGCAGCGTTTGCA GTGAAAAGCTCAGCGGGAAGCCGTTTTATACAATGTCAGAAAGAATCTACTGTGAGGATGATTTTTTG TACTCAGGAGCTCATCCATCCGCAGAAGTGTGTAACAGCTGTGGATATTTAATCATGGACATG GTTTTGCAGGCCCGTGGGAAGACCTACCACCCGTCCTGCTTCCGCTGTGTGGTGTGCAGACGGAGCCTGGAGGGTCAGCCCTTCACTGTAGGAGCAGATAGCAGGGTCTACTGTGTCAGCGACTACCACAA GGTCCAGGCTCCTCTGTGTGCTGCATGCAGAGTGCCGATACTGCCGACCGAG GGGTCTACAGAGTCTATTCGAGTGGTGTCATTTGATAGAAATTACCACGTAGAGTGCTACAGTGGTGAGGTTAACCTCATTTGA
- the nrm gene encoding nurim, translating to MASVTVRGWALCTVSLLNWAFVFISGADFIRFISFRAIYHNLTGETTLCQDSIPWSVALRDSSVLGSLVVDLGLLALFITQHSLLAWSPVKQALQSVLGPLNRTAYCFTTALALQIMMRYWQPVTDAPCLWSVRHTPWSIWFPLLCFSLHFLCWAIICSILMIFDYPELLGIKQVYYDCLGLGDPLSHKSPRAQRLLSHLRHPVCLELGVVLWLLPALSLDRLLLAGTLSTYLALAHSLDKQDLSYLCGQLNSKLQLLADTSDHKEK from the exons ATGGCGTCAGTCACAGTCCGAGGCTGGGCTCTCTGCACCGTGTCTCTTCTCAACTGGGCCTTTGTTTTCATATCTGGTGCAGACTTTATTCGCTTTATATCATTTAGAGCCATTTACCACAACCTCACCGGAGAGACGACACTATGTCAAG ACTCCATACCGTGGTCGGTGGCCCTGCGGGACAGCTCTGTCCTCGGGTCTCTTGTTGTGGATCTGGGGCTGCTGGCTCTCTTCATCACCCAGCACAGTCTGCTCGCCTGGTCGCCTGTCAAACAGGCCCTCCAATCAGTGCTGGGGCCCCTGAACAGGACGGCGTACTGCTTCACCACCGCACTGGCACTACAG ATCATGATGCGTTACTGGCAGCCGGTGACTGACGCCCCCTGTCTGTGGTCAGTGCGTCACACACCCTGGAGTATCTGGTTCCCTCTGCTCTGCTTCAGTCTGCACTTCCTCTGCTGGGCAATCATCTGCAGCATCCTCATGATCTTTGATTACCCTGAACTGTTGGGCATCAAGCAG GTGTATTACGACTGTCTCGGTTTAGGGGACCCCCTGTCTCACAAGTCACCTCGCGCCCAACGCCTTCTGTCTCACCTCCGCCACCCGGTGTGCCTGGAGCTGGGCGTCGTGCTGTGGCTCCTGCCGGCCTTGTCCCTGGACAGGCTCCTGCTGGCGGGGACTCTGTCAACCTACCTGGCCCTGGCACACTCTCTGGACAAACAGGATTTATCCTACCTCTGCGGCCAGCTTAACAGCAAGCTGCAGCTCTTAGCTGACACCAGCGACCACAAGGAGAAGTGA